One window from the genome of Enterobacteriaceae bacterium Kacie_13 encodes:
- the nrdA gene encoding ribonucleoside-diphosphate reductase subunit alpha produces MNQSLLVTKRDGRTERINLDKIHRVIDWAAEGLQNVSVSQVELRSHIQFYDGIKTADIHETIIKAAADLISKDAPDYQYLAARLAIFHLRKKAYGQFEPPKLLDQVTRMVEMGKYDKHLLEDYTAEEFEQMDSFIDHWRDMNFSYAAVKQLEGKYLAQNRVTGDIYESAQFLYILVAACLFSGYPRETRLDYIKRFYDAISTFKISLPTPIMSGVRTPTRQFSSCVLIECGDSLDSINATSSAIVKYVSQRAGIGINAGRIRALGSPIRGGEAFHTGCIPFYKHFQTAVKSCSQGGVRGGAATLFYPMWHLEVESLLVLKNNRGVEGNRVRHMDYGVQINKLMYQRLVKGGDITLFSPSDVPGLYDAFFADQDEFERLYEKYEQDPSIRKQKVKAVELFSLMMQERASTGRIYIQHVDHCNTHSPFDPAIAPVRQSNLCLEIALPTKPLDDVNDENGEIALCTLSAFNLGAIESLDDLEELAVLAVRALDALLDYQDYPIKAAKRGAMGRRTLGIGVINYAYYLAKNGVRYSDGSANNLTHKTFEAIQYYLLKASNELAKEQGACQWFNETTYSQGIMPVDTYKKDLDAICNEPLHLNWDKLREDIKTHGLRNSTLSALMPSETSSQISNATNGIEPPRGHISIKASKDGILRQVVPEYERLKDQYELLWDMPNNDGYLQLVGVMQKFIDQAISSNTNYDPSRFPNSKVPMKQLLKDLLTAYKFGVKTLYYQNTRDGADDVQEDMKADVADDCESGACKI; encoded by the coding sequence ATGAACCAAAGTCTGCTTGTAACTAAACGTGATGGCCGCACAGAACGCATCAACCTTGATAAAATCCACCGTGTCATTGATTGGGCAGCGGAAGGTCTTCAAAACGTATCAGTTTCTCAAGTAGAACTTCGTTCACACATCCAGTTCTACGACGGTATCAAAACTGCCGATATCCATGAAACGATCATCAAAGCCGCAGCGGACCTGATTTCCAAAGATGCCCCGGATTACCAATATCTGGCCGCGCGTCTGGCGATTTTCCATCTGCGTAAAAAAGCTTACGGTCAGTTCGAGCCGCCGAAGCTGCTTGATCAGGTGACCCGCATGGTTGAAATGGGCAAATACGACAAACATCTGCTGGAAGACTACACGGCTGAAGAGTTCGAGCAGATGGACAGTTTTATTGACCACTGGCGTGATATGAATTTCTCTTACGCTGCTGTAAAACAGCTGGAAGGGAAATATCTGGCGCAGAACCGTGTGACTGGCGATATCTACGAGAGCGCGCAGTTCCTCTATATTCTGGTTGCAGCCTGCCTGTTCTCCGGCTATCCGCGTGAAACCCGTCTGGACTATATCAAACGTTTTTACGACGCGATTTCCACGTTCAAAATTTCTCTGCCTACGCCAATCATGTCTGGCGTGCGTACTCCAACCCGTCAGTTCAGCTCCTGTGTGCTGATCGAATGTGGCGACAGCCTGGACTCTATCAACGCGACGTCCAGCGCCATTGTGAAATATGTTTCCCAACGTGCCGGTATCGGTATCAACGCCGGTCGCATCCGTGCGCTGGGCAGCCCGATCCGCGGCGGTGAAGCGTTCCACACCGGTTGTATCCCGTTCTACAAACATTTCCAGACCGCAGTGAAATCCTGCTCTCAGGGCGGCGTTCGTGGTGGCGCAGCGACATTGTTCTACCCGATGTGGCATCTGGAAGTAGAAAGCCTGCTGGTGCTGAAAAACAACCGTGGTGTTGAAGGCAACCGCGTCCGTCATATGGACTACGGCGTGCAGATCAATAAACTGATGTATCAGCGTCTGGTGAAAGGCGGCGACATTACGCTGTTCAGCCCATCTGATGTGCCTGGCCTGTACGATGCGTTCTTCGCCGATCAGGATGAATTCGAGCGTCTGTACGAGAAATACGAGCAGGATCCGAGCATCCGTAAGCAGAAAGTGAAAGCGGTTGAGCTGTTCTCACTGATGATGCAGGAACGCGCATCCACCGGCCGTATCTACATTCAGCACGTTGACCACTGCAATACGCACAGCCCATTTGATCCTGCTATCGCGCCGGTTCGCCAGTCCAACCTGTGTCTGGAAATTGCACTGCCAACCAAACCGCTGGATGACGTCAACGACGAAAACGGCGAAATCGCGCTGTGTACGCTGTCTGCCTTCAATCTTGGCGCTATCGAAAGCCTCGATGACCTGGAAGAGCTGGCGGTGCTGGCCGTTCGCGCACTCGATGCCCTGCTCGATTATCAGGATTATCCAATCAAAGCGGCTAAACGTGGCGCAATGGGCCGTCGTACCCTGGGTATCGGCGTAATTAACTATGCGTACTATCTGGCGAAAAATGGCGTGCGTTATTCCGACGGCAGTGCCAACAACCTGACGCACAAGACGTTCGAAGCGATTCAGTATTACCTGCTGAAAGCCTCCAACGAGCTGGCGAAAGAGCAAGGTGCATGTCAGTGGTTCAATGAAACCACCTATTCACAAGGCATCATGCCGGTGGATACCTACAAGAAAGATCTGGATGCGATTTGCAATGAACCTCTGCATCTTAACTGGGATAAACTGCGCGAAGACATCAAAACACACGGCCTGCGTAACTCCACGCTGTCCGCGCTGATGCCTTCTGAGACCTCTTCGCAGATCTCCAACGCCACCAACGGCATCGAACCACCGCGCGGTCACATCAGTATCAAAGCGTCGAAAGACGGGATCCTGCGTCAGGTGGTGCCAGAGTATGAGCGTCTGAAAGATCAGTACGAGCTGCTGTGGGATATGCCGAACAACGACGGTTACCTGCAACTGGTAGGCGTGATGCAAAAATTCATCGACCAGGCGATTTCGTCGAACACCAACTATGATCCGTCACGCTTCCCGAACAGCAAAGTGCCGATGAAACAGTTGCTGAAAGATTTGCTGACAGCCTACAAATTCGGCGTCAAGACCTTGTATTATCAGAACACCCGCGATGGTGCTGACGATGTACAGGAAGACATGAAAGCCGACGTGGCTGATGACTGCGAAAGCGGCGCCTGCAAAATTTAA
- a CDS encoding 2Fe-2S ferredoxin-like protein translates to MTDRTITLSAGGRQLVCESHHRNLLEVFEHHDVDVEYQCREGYCGSCRMRLVSGAVEYSEKPLAFISDGEILPCCCMPVGDIEIEF, encoded by the coding sequence ATGACGGACAGAACCATCACACTTTCAGCCGGTGGCAGACAGCTGGTGTGCGAAAGCCACCATCGCAATCTGCTGGAAGTGTTTGAACATCATGATGTTGACGTCGAGTATCAGTGTCGTGAAGGCTATTGCGGATCGTGCCGCATGCGGCTGGTTAGCGGTGCGGTGGAGTACAGTGAAAAACCCTTAGCGTTCATCTCTGACGGCGAGATTTTGCCGTGTTGTTGTATGCCGGTCGGGGATATTGAGATTGAGTTTTAG
- the nrdB gene encoding ribonucleotide-diphosphate reductase subunit beta — MAYSTFSQNKNDQLLEPMFFGQSVNVARFDQQKHEIFEKLIEKQLSFFWRPEEIDVSRDRIDFQALPDHEKHIFLSNLKYQTLLDSIQGRSPNVALLPLISIPELETWVETWAFSETIHSRSYTHIIRNIVNDPAIVFDDIVTNEEILKRAKDISGYYDTLIEMTSYYHLLGEGTHTVNGKTVVVNLRELKKKLYICLMSVNALEAVRFYVSFACSFAFAERELMEGNAKIIKMIARDEALHLTGTQHALNLLRSGQDDPEMVEIAKECEQECHDLFVLAAQQEKDWAEYLFKDGSMIGLNKDILCQYVEYITNIRMQAVGLTAPFKTRSNPIPWINAWLVSDNVQVAPQEVEVSSYLVGQIDSEVHADDLSDFEL; from the coding sequence ATGGCTTACAGTACTTTTTCGCAGAATAAAAACGATCAGCTCCTTGAGCCAATGTTCTTTGGGCAGTCAGTTAACGTTGCGCGTTTCGACCAGCAAAAACATGAGATTTTTGAGAAGCTGATCGAAAAGCAGCTGTCCTTCTTCTGGCGTCCGGAAGAGATCGACGTTTCCCGCGACCGTATCGATTTTCAGGCCCTGCCGGATCACGAAAAGCATATCTTCCTTAGTAACCTGAAATACCAGACGCTGCTCGACTCCATTCAGGGACGTAGCCCGAACGTCGCGCTGCTGCCGCTGATTTCGATTCCTGAACTGGAAACCTGGGTCGAAACCTGGGCGTTTTCAGAAACTATCCACTCGCGCTCATACACGCACATCATCCGTAACATCGTGAACGATCCGGCGATTGTGTTTGACGATATCGTCACCAACGAAGAAATCCTCAAGCGCGCGAAAGACATCTCCGGCTATTACGATACGCTGATTGAAATGACCAGCTATTACCACCTGCTGGGCGAAGGCACGCATACGGTGAACGGCAAAACCGTCGTGGTGAATCTGCGTGAACTGAAGAAAAAACTCTACATCTGTCTGATGAGCGTGAACGCACTGGAAGCCGTGCGTTTCTACGTCAGCTTTGCCTGCTCCTTTGCGTTCGCCGAGCGTGAACTGATGGAAGGCAACGCGAAAATTATTAAGATGATCGCCCGTGACGAAGCCCTGCATCTGACCGGCACCCAGCACGCGCTGAACCTGCTGCGCTCAGGTCAGGATGACCCGGAAATGGTTGAGATCGCCAAAGAGTGCGAGCAGGAATGTCACGATTTGTTCGTGCTGGCAGCACAGCAGGAGAAAGACTGGGCAGAATATCTGTTCAAAGACGGTTCGATGATCGGCCTGAACAAAGACATTTTGTGCCAGTACGTTGAGTACATCACTAACATCCGCATGCAAGCCGTTGGCCTGACCGCGCCGTTCAAAACTCGCTCGAACCCGATCCCGTGGATCAACGCGTGGCTGGTTTCTGACAACGTACAGGTCGCTCCGCAGGAAGTGGAAGTGAGTTCCTATCTGGTCGGTCAGATCGATTCAGAAGTTCACGCCGATGACCTGAGTGATTTCGAGCTTTAA
- the gyrA gene encoding DNA topoisomerase (ATP-hydrolyzing) subunit A produces MSDLAREITPINIEEELKNSYLDYAMSVIVGRALPDVRDGLKPVHRRVLFAMNVLGNDWNKAYKKSARVVGDVIGKYHPHGDTAVYDTIVRMAQPFSLRYMLVDGQGNFGSVDGDSAAAMRYTEIRMSKIAHELLADLEKDTVDFVPNYDGTEQIPAVMPTRIPNLLVNGSSGIAVGMATNIPPHNLTEVINGCLAFIEDENISIEGLMEHIPGPDFPTAAIINGRRGIEEAYRTGRGKISIRARAEVEADAKTGRETIIVHEIPYQVNKARLIEKIAELVKEKRVEGISALRDESDKDGMRIVIEIKRDAVGEVVLNNLYSLTQLQTSFGINMVALHRGQPKILGLKEILSAFVRHRREVVTRRTIFELRKARDRAHILEALAIALANIDPIIELIRAAQSPAEAKAGLIARSWDLGNVAAMLASAGDDAARPEWLEPEFGIHEGKYFLTEQQAQAILDLRLQKLTGLEHEKLLDEYKELLVQIAELMYILSNPDRLMEVIREELEAIRDQYNDPRRTEITANSSDINIEDLINQEDVVVTLSHQGYVKYQPLTDYEAQRRGGKGKSAARIKEEDFIDRLLVANTHDTILMFSSRGRLYWMKVYQLPEASRGARGRPIVNLLPLEPNERITAILPVREYEEGRHVFMATASGTVKKTALTDFSRPRSAGIIAINLNEGDELIGVDLTDGTNEVMLFSAAGKVVRFSEEAVRSMGRTATGVRGIRLGEGDSVVSLIIPRGDGCILTVTQNGFGKRTESAEYPTKSRATQGVISIKVSERNGPVVGAIQVDEADQIMMITDAGTLVRTRVSEVSTVGRNTQGVTLIRTAELEHVVGLQRVAEPVEDEELDGVATEAGELEAAQAADLPDEAESEDDQPADDEEE; encoded by the coding sequence ATGAGCGACCTTGCCAGAGAAATCACACCGATTAACATCGAAGAAGAGCTGAAAAACTCTTATTTGGATTATGCGATGTCCGTGATTGTCGGACGTGCGCTACCAGATGTGCGTGATGGTTTGAAACCGGTGCACCGCCGCGTACTTTTCGCAATGAACGTCCTCGGTAACGACTGGAATAAAGCCTACAAAAAATCGGCCCGTGTGGTCGGTGACGTTATCGGTAAATATCACCCACACGGTGATACCGCGGTTTATGACACCATTGTCCGTATGGCTCAGCCTTTCTCACTTCGCTACATGCTGGTGGACGGGCAGGGTAACTTCGGTTCAGTGGATGGCGACTCCGCCGCAGCCATGCGTTATACCGAAATTCGCATGTCAAAAATTGCTCACGAATTGCTGGCTGACTTAGAAAAAGACACCGTCGATTTCGTGCCGAACTATGATGGCACGGAGCAAATTCCTGCTGTTATGCCAACCCGTATTCCTAACCTGCTGGTCAACGGCTCGTCAGGTATCGCGGTCGGTATGGCGACCAACATTCCGCCGCATAACCTCACTGAGGTTATCAACGGCTGTCTGGCCTTCATTGAAGATGAGAACATCAGCATTGAAGGGCTGATGGAACACATTCCGGGGCCAGATTTCCCGACCGCGGCGATCATCAATGGTCGTCGTGGTATCGAAGAAGCTTACCGTACCGGCCGTGGCAAGATTTCGATCCGTGCCCGCGCTGAAGTGGAAGCGGACGCTAAAACCGGTCGCGAAACCATCATCGTTCACGAGATCCCGTATCAGGTGAACAAAGCCCGTCTGATCGAAAAGATCGCCGAGCTGGTGAAAGAAAAACGCGTTGAAGGCATCAGTGCGCTGCGCGATGAGTCCGATAAAGACGGTATGCGTATCGTCATCGAAATCAAACGCGATGCCGTCGGTGAAGTGGTTCTTAACAACCTGTACTCACTGACCCAGTTGCAGACCTCTTTCGGTATCAACATGGTGGCTTTACACCGTGGTCAGCCGAAAATTTTGGGTCTGAAAGAGATTTTGTCCGCGTTTGTTCGCCACCGCCGTGAAGTGGTAACACGTCGTACGATTTTCGAACTGCGTAAAGCCCGCGACCGTGCTCATATCCTCGAAGCGCTGGCGATCGCGCTGGCTAACATCGATCCTATCATTGAGCTGATCCGTGCTGCACAATCTCCGGCCGAAGCGAAAGCGGGCCTGATTGCGCGTTCATGGGATCTGGGCAACGTTGCGGCGATGCTGGCAAGTGCCGGTGATGATGCTGCGCGCCCTGAATGGCTGGAGCCAGAGTTCGGTATTCATGAAGGTAAATACTTCCTGACCGAGCAACAGGCACAGGCCATTTTGGATCTGCGTCTGCAAAAACTGACCGGCCTTGAGCATGAAAAACTGCTCGATGAGTACAAAGAGCTGCTGGTGCAGATCGCCGAGCTGATGTACATCCTGTCCAACCCGGATCGTCTGATGGAAGTCATTCGTGAAGAGCTGGAAGCGATCCGCGATCAGTACAACGATCCGCGTCGTACCGAAATCACGGCGAACTCGTCTGACATCAACATCGAAGACCTGATCAATCAGGAAGACGTTGTGGTGACCTTGTCGCATCAGGGCTACGTGAAGTATCAGCCTCTGACCGATTACGAAGCGCAGCGTCGCGGCGGTAAAGGGAAATCAGCAGCCCGTATTAAAGAAGAAGACTTCATCGACCGTTTGCTGGTGGCCAACACCCACGACACCATTCTGATGTTCTCAAGTCGCGGACGTCTGTACTGGATGAAAGTCTATCAGTTGCCGGAAGCCAGCCGCGGTGCCCGTGGTCGTCCTATCGTCAACCTGTTACCGCTCGAGCCGAACGAACGTATCACCGCCATTCTTCCAGTACGCGAGTACGAAGAAGGCCGTCATGTGTTCATGGCAACGGCAAGCGGTACTGTGAAGAAAACCGCACTGACCGATTTCAGTCGTCCGCGCAGTGCCGGCATCATCGCCATCAACCTCAATGAGGGGGATGAGCTGATTGGTGTTGACCTGACCGACGGTACAAACGAAGTCATGCTGTTCTCTGCGGCAGGTAAAGTGGTGCGCTTCTCCGAAGAAGCGGTGCGTTCAATGGGCCGTACGGCGACCGGTGTTCGCGGTATCCGTCTGGGTGAAGGCGACAGCGTCGTCTCCCTGATCATTCCACGCGGCGACGGCTGTATCCTGACCGTGACGCAGAATGGTTTCGGTAAACGTACAGAATCTGCCGAATATCCAACCAAATCTCGTGCAACGCAGGGCGTTATCTCAATCAAAGTGAGCGAGCGTAATGGTCCGGTGGTGGGTGCGATTCAGGTGGATGAAGCGGATCAGATCATGATGATCACCGATGCCGGTACGCTGGTGCGTACTCGCGTGTCCGAAGTGAGTACCGTTGGTCGTAACACCCAGGGTGTTACGCTGATCCGTACCGCAGAGCTTGAGCACGTGGTGGGTCTGCAACGTGTGGCAGAACCGGTAGAAGATGAAGAACTGGATGGCGTTGCCACCGAAGCAGGTGAACTGGAAGCGGCACAAGCTGCCGATTTGCCAGACGAAGCAGAAAGTGAAGACGATCAGCCAGCAGACGACGAAGAAGAATAA
- a CDS encoding nicotinamide mononucleotide deamidase-related protein YfaY — translation MLRVEMLSTGEEVLHGQIVDSNAAWLASYLFDQGLPMTSRETVGDSLDELVSVMKERSHIADVLIVNGGLGPTTDDLSAQAAAMACGVELTEDAGWIATMQAFFNERGRPMAESNRKQAQIPANAELLDNPVGTACGFSVRLNRCQIFFTPGVPSEFKVMVEQQIVPRLRKQFPALEAPLCLRLTTFGRGESDLATELDKIEMPEGVVMGYRSSSPIIELKVTGPRSQEGVMHSIFERVREVAGESTIFEGFGSLPERLAERLLTQNLRLAVSESYTGGLLNWRLQSAGVPLADGELLPRSDDASPEKSLENLLARAQTLADTSGAQLALAVGALSGDRLSLALHTPSGTSGLTIRYTATRHGLALRQETIAMVGMDMLRRYLNGWEPVADYPWLDRVEKVW, via the coding sequence ATGCTTAGGGTTGAGATGCTCAGTACCGGCGAGGAAGTTCTACACGGTCAAATTGTGGATTCAAACGCCGCCTGGCTGGCCAGTTATCTGTTCGACCAGGGCCTGCCGATGACCAGCCGTGAAACGGTGGGTGACAGTCTGGACGAACTGGTCAGCGTGATGAAAGAGCGCAGTCATATCGCCGATGTGCTGATCGTCAACGGCGGGTTAGGTCCGACCACTGACGATCTTAGCGCCCAGGCGGCGGCCATGGCCTGTGGCGTTGAACTGACAGAGGATGCCGGATGGATCGCCACCATGCAGGCATTCTTCAACGAGCGTGGCCGCCCTATGGCCGAGTCTAACCGCAAACAGGCGCAAATCCCGGCGAATGCCGAGTTGCTGGACAATCCGGTCGGCACCGCCTGCGGTTTCAGCGTCAGGCTCAATCGTTGCCAGATTTTCTTCACGCCGGGCGTCCCTTCTGAATTCAAAGTGATGGTGGAACAGCAAATCGTTCCACGCCTGCGTAAGCAGTTTCCAGCGCTGGAAGCCCCGCTGTGTTTGCGTCTGACGACTTTTGGGCGTGGCGAAAGCGATCTGGCGACCGAGCTGGATAAAATCGAGATGCCCGAAGGCGTGGTGATGGGCTACCGCTCGTCGTCGCCAATCATCGAACTGAAAGTCACCGGCCCGCGTTCTCAGGAAGGGGTGATGCATTCGATTTTCGAGCGTGTGCGCGAAGTGGCGGGAGAGAGCACCATCTTCGAAGGTTTTGGCAGCCTGCCTGAGCGTCTTGCCGAACGTCTGCTGACGCAAAATCTGCGTCTTGCGGTCAGTGAAAGTTACACCGGAGGTTTGCTGAACTGGCGTCTGCAAAGTGCTGGCGTCCCGTTGGCTGACGGCGAGCTCCTGCCGCGAAGCGACGATGCCTCACCGGAGAAATCCCTCGAAAACTTACTGGCGCGGGCGCAGACGCTGGCCGACACCAGCGGTGCACAGCTGGCGCTGGCCGTCGGGGCATTATCAGGTGACCGGCTCAGTCTGGCACTGCATACGCCATCAGGAACCAGCGGATTAACGATTCGTTACACCGCGACGCGGCATGGGCTGGCGTTAAGGCAGGAGACTATCGCGATGGTGGGAATGGATATGCTGCGGCGGTATCTGAACGGGTGGGAGCCGGTAGCGGACTATCCTTGGCTCGACCGAGTCGAGAAAGTCTGGTGA
- a CDS encoding DUF2169 domain-containing protein, producing the protein MEFRNLTPFAAMQFRMRDREDNENYVIVMKAGYRLEPDDRGGYRVRVRDDDAVALNIKDDYLGAVNISSVIEESDLSPFKPVCDVIITGSACATQSVPVLSQSISAILNNSSGAALLEKKLNITGKRYFQKNEITDAWSITQPEPFLRQPVIWEASFGGECQIFETEDGADAVPKSDCLTDIQKAGHPDPEHPPLAHQVCEANPLGKGFITPWYSRAKRPDRYPAPQITDPRHPFTAEDFTSLVAGHADLKAPQFQPAGLGFTGRAWLPRCQKSGTYDEAWLKERHPGLPGDFDFHYWNAAPSDQQIPYPKLPLHFALQGFSPAGEIRFSLPGHEAFVLLRMDDGLLIPHPMNLDTLHVDADNLEVTACWRFLLPVDAPVRVIEARYETEPEKLLEKLFGFSMPEHSTNREVSSHG; encoded by the coding sequence ATGGAATTCCGCAATCTGACGCCCTTTGCGGCGATGCAGTTCCGGATGCGTGACCGGGAAGATAATGAAAATTACGTTATCGTGATGAAAGCAGGTTACCGGCTGGAGCCGGATGACCGGGGTGGGTATCGCGTCCGGGTACGGGATGACGACGCGGTGGCACTTAACATTAAGGATGATTATCTGGGCGCGGTTAATATATCGTCGGTTATTGAAGAAAGTGACCTCTCGCCATTTAAACCCGTCTGCGATGTCATTATTACCGGCAGTGCCTGTGCAACTCAATCCGTTCCTGTTTTAAGTCAAAGCATCAGCGCCATCCTTAATAATTCCAGTGGCGCTGCTCTTTTAGAAAAGAAATTAAATATAACCGGAAAGCGTTATTTCCAAAAAAATGAAATAACAGACGCATGGTCAATAACCCAGCCTGAACCCTTTTTGCGTCAGCCGGTTATTTGGGAGGCGTCGTTCGGCGGCGAATGCCAAATATTTGAAACGGAAGACGGCGCGGATGCTGTGCCGAAATCCGATTGCCTGACCGATATTCAGAAAGCCGGTCACCCGGATCCAGAACATCCACCGCTGGCGCATCAGGTCTGCGAGGCTAATCCGCTCGGCAAAGGATTCATCACGCCCTGGTACTCGCGGGCGAAACGCCCCGACCGGTATCCCGCACCGCAAATCACCGATCCCCGTCATCCGTTCACCGCTGAGGATTTCACCTCTCTGGTCGCCGGTCATGCGGACTTAAAAGCGCCACAGTTTCAGCCCGCCGGACTCGGGTTTACAGGCCGCGCCTGGTTGCCGCGCTGCCAAAAATCCGGCACCTACGACGAGGCGTGGCTTAAAGAGCGTCACCCCGGTCTGCCCGGTGATTTTGATTTTCACTACTGGAACGCCGCGCCGTCCGACCAGCAAATTCCTTATCCGAAACTGCCGCTTCATTTTGCTTTGCAAGGGTTCTCCCCAGCGGGAGAAATACGCTTCTCGCTCCCCGGCCATGAGGCGTTTGTTCTGCTGCGTATGGATGACGGGTTGCTGATCCCTCATCCGATGAATCTCGACACGCTGCACGTCGACGCCGACAACCTCGAGGTCACGGCCTGCTGGCGCTTTTTGTTGCCCGTTGACGCGCCGGTTCGGGTGATCGAAGCCCGCTACGAGACAGAGCCGGAAAAACTGCTGGAAAAACTGTTCGGGTTTTCAATGCCGGAACATTCAACAAACAGGGAGGTGTCCAGTCATGGCTGA
- the ubiG gene encoding bifunctional 2-polyprenyl-6-hydroxyphenol methylase/3-demethylubiquinol 3-O-methyltransferase UbiG has protein sequence MTTTSSTSASAAPQNIDHEEIAKFEAVASRWWDLEGEFKPLHRINPLRLNYILERADGLFGKNVLDVGCGGGILSESMAVAGAKVTGLDMGGEPLQVARLHALESGVKVDYVQETVEAHADAHPQQYDVVTCMEMLEHVPDPASVVAACARLVKPGGHVFFSTINRNNKAWLMAIFGAEYVLKMVPKGTHDIKKFIKPSELLGMIDRTSLSERHILGLHYNPLTDHFKLGPNVDVNYMVHTQSEESTVL, from the coding sequence ATGACAACCACATCATCCACTTCGGCTTCCGCTGCGCCACAGAACATCGATCACGAAGAAATTGCCAAGTTTGAGGCAGTCGCCTCGCGCTGGTGGGATCTGGAAGGCGAATTCAAACCGCTGCACCGTATTAATCCGCTGCGCCTGAATTACATTCTGGAGCGTGCCGATGGCCTGTTCGGGAAGAACGTTCTCGATGTCGGCTGCGGCGGCGGCATTCTCAGTGAAAGCATGGCCGTCGCCGGGGCAAAAGTGACCGGGCTGGACATGGGCGGCGAACCGTTACAGGTAGCACGTCTGCATGCGCTGGAAAGCGGCGTGAAAGTGGATTACGTACAGGAAACCGTTGAGGCACACGCCGATGCGCATCCCCAGCAATACGATGTGGTCACCTGCATGGAAATGCTCGAACATGTGCCGGATCCGGCATCCGTCGTTGCTGCCTGCGCGCGTCTGGTCAAACCAGGCGGCCATGTGTTCTTCTCTACCATCAACCGCAATAACAAAGCCTGGCTGATGGCCATTTTCGGTGCGGAATATGTGCTGAAGATGGTGCCGAAGGGCACGCACGACATCAAAAAATTCATCAAACCGTCAGAGTTGCTTGGCATGATCGACCGCACCTCACTGTCCGAGCGTCACATTCTGGGCCTGCATTACAACCCGCTGACCGACCATTTTAAACTCGGGCCGAATGTAGACGTCAATTACATGGTTCACACCCAGTCGGAAGAAAGCACAGTACTCTGA